TGTAGTGTGAAACGAAATATAGACTTCGAACGGGATTGAACAAATGCATGTTAGGCCAAGGACCAGTATAAAAGGGTGTCGAGCTTGGGTCCTTTGGCTCATCCCACATCCAAACACCTGGTGTAATAGTAAAATAACGTTTGCATCCGGTGGAAAAGAAGATGTCTTCTAAGCACTTGTTGCTCTTGATCCTCAGCTTGGTGGCCCTCGCCGCCCCAGCCCTAGCTGAGTACGCCATGCCACCCGAGCACGGCAAGCACAGGCCCCACCACCATGGGGCCATGCCGCCCGCTTGGGCACCACACCACGGGCATGAGCCGCACCACAGGCCTGGCGCCCCAGGGCCAAGGCATGAGCTTTTGGAGAAGCCGCTCCCAGGCCACCACCACCCGCCAGCCAACGCCCCCTTCCCGCATCACGGTCACCACCCAGCTCATGCGCCATTCCCGCACCATGGCCACCACCATGGAGCGCACCCGCCAATGGAGAGCGGCAAGGGCCCTCACAAGCCGCACATGCCACATGCGCCGGCTCCCGGTCATCCCTACTGAGTCTTTGAACGTTTGATGGCTCATTGatatgcatgtttttttttttttttttttgttagaataaGAGCCTTTTAGATGTTATGACTCATCCATGTATTATTTGTCTACATGGCATGGCTTATTGACCGGCCATTACCATATTCTGGATTACACAGAGCTTGTGCAGCTCATATCTATATCATGTTTCTTGATTATCATCGTAATTATGCACCgaccttttaatttttttgtcatgcACTCTCGCACTCACATTTATACTTTTGAGTGATCCTTCCTTTACTATTTTGcccttcatttttctcaatgaAAGAAGAGGACATGATGAAGGCCGTAGCAATAGCTCGAGTTCTCAACAATGGATAGGTGTGCACAACTGAAATGGTATACTGTTGGCATTTCGGCTCCTAACGCCGAGCATTATCTTGAGAGTAAAAAGTTCAAACGTGGGCCACAAAAATATAAGATTATTCGACGCAATAAA
This region of Eucalyptus grandis isolate ANBG69807.140 chromosome 8, ASM1654582v1, whole genome shotgun sequence genomic DNA includes:
- the LOC104417230 gene encoding histidine-rich glycoprotein; protein product: MSSKHLLLLILSLVALAAPALAEYAMPPEHGKHRPHHHGAMPPAWAPHHGHEPHHRPGAPGPRHELLEKPLPGHHHPPANAPFPHHGHHPAHAPFPHHGHHHGAHPPMESGKGPHKPHMPHAPAPGHPY